AGCGGTCAAAGCCAAAATGAAAGAAGTGGAGAAAGGACTACCCGAGGGCGTAACTTTTAAAACCTCTTATGACAGAAGCGAATTGATTGAGAAAGCAATTGAATCTGTCAAAGGAACGCTAATCGAAGAAATGATTGCCGTTTCAATAGTGGTGTTGCTTTTTCTTTTTCATTGGCGAAGCGCATTAATTATCTTGATACAAATACCAATTTCGGTGGCGGTTGCCTTTATCTTCCTGCAGGCTTTTGGAATTTCTTCAAATATTATGTCGCTCACGGGAATTGCTTTAGCAATTGGTGTTTTGGTTGATGACGGAATTGTAATGGTAGAGAATGCGTATAGGACAATTTCTGAGAAACAGGAAGAAATGGATAATAACCAATAAGTTACGTAAAATGAAAGATAAACTGAAAAATATATTCAAAAAAGAAAATGACCCGTTATCTTCCGATGAGAAACTGAAGCTAATTGAATCCTCTTCCAAATTGGTCGGACCGGGTGTTTTTTATTCGACAATAATAGTAATTGCTTCATTTTTACCCGTATTCCTGCTTACGGGAATGGAGGGTAAATTGTTCAGTCCATTGGCTTGGACAAAATCTTTTATACTAATTGTGGATGCGTTTTTTGCGATTACACTTACTCCTGTGCTGATTAGTTTTTTACTCAAAGGCAAACTTCGTACAGAAAATAAAAATCCGATAAACAGAAAATTGGAAAGCATTTATACTCCAATTTTGACGCTTTGTTTAAAATGGAGAAAAACAGTTTTGGCAGTCAATATTGTGGCGCTGTTAATTGGTGTGTTAATGTTTACAAGACTTGGTTCTGAATTTATGCCTCCGCTCGACGAAGGTTCTGTTTTATTTATGCCTGTAACATTGCCCGATGTGTCCAATTCTGAAGTGAAACGAATTTTACAGGTTCAGGACCGATTGATAAAATCAATTCCCGAAGTGGCTCACGTTTTAGGAAAAGCAGGAAGAGCCAATACAGCAACGGACAACAGCCCCATAAGTATGATTGAAACAATTATTTTGCTGAAGCCCCACAACGAATGGAGAGAAGGCAAAACAAAAGCGGATATTATAAATGATATAAACAATAAACTGCAAATACCGGGAGTAACCAATGGTTTTACACAACCGATTATCAATCGTATCAATATGCTTTCGACAGGTATCAGAACCGATGTGGGAATAAAAATCTACGGGGAAAATTTAGACACCATTAATGCTTTATCACAAAAAATAAAAATGGCATTGGATGGAACTTCGGGAGTAAAAGACTTGTACGCTGAACCTATTACGGGCGGAAAATACATTGATATTGAACCCAAAAGAGAAGTTATTGGCAGATACGGACTAAGCATCGATGATATTAACAATGTAGTGGAAGCTTCAATTGGAGGTATGAAACTCACCACAACCATCGAGGGAAGACAGCGTTTTTCGGTAAACGCACGATATGCACAAGAATATCGAAGTAGTATTGAAGCCTTGAAAAAGCTACAAGTACAAACAATGGATTTTGGCCCAATTCCTTTGGAAACGGTTGCCGATGTAAAAATAAGCGATGGCCCGCCAATGATAAACAGCGAAAATGCAATGCTTCGTGGAAGTGTATTGTTTAATGTTCGTGACCGTGATTTAGGAAGTACCGTCAAAGAAGCACAGAAAAAACTGAATGAAATGATAACCAAAATGCCCAAAGGGTATTATGTGGAATGGAGCGGTCAATGGGAAAACCAAATCAGAGCCAACAAAACATTGGGTTTAATTCTGCCAATTGTTGTCGTGATTATTTTCCTCATTCTCTATTTCACTTATCATTCTATGAAAGAGGCTTTGATTACAATGATAACGGTTCCGTTTGCATTAATCGGGGGAGTTTTTATGGTGTATTTCTATGGGATTAATTTATCGGTGGCTGTAGCAGTCGGTTTTATTGCTTTGTTTGGTTTGGCTGTCGAAACAGCTATGCTAATCACTATATATTTGAATGAAGCGATGAACAAAATGGTCGAAAAACACGGTAACAGCAAAGAAACCCTAACAGAAGAAATAGTGAGAGAGTATATTATTGATGGTTCTGCCAAACGATTGCGCCCAAAACTGATGACAGTTTCTGTTTCATTATTTGGATTAATCCCCATTCTTTGGGCAACGGGAACAGGAGCAGATGTGATGCTCCCAATCACTGTTCCGCTCATAGGAGGAACAATTACTTCAACAATTTATGTATTATTAGTAACCCCGGTTGTTTTTGAAATGGTGAAACTTCACGAGTTAAGAACAAAAGGAAAAATTAGTCTCATAGATGCAAAACATTAAATTTTATATCGCCCTGAGTTGTTTGGTTTTAAGCTTTACAAATACTAAAGCCCAAACACTTACTTTGGATAATGTCTTGAGTACCATCAAGACAAATAATCCCCAATTGAAAATGTACGATGCCGATATTCAGAGTATGGATGCTTCGGCCAAAGGAGCCAGAAGTTGGATGCCACCGCAAGTGGAAACGGGTTTCTTTATGACTCCGTACAATTCCAATCTATGGAAAGCCGACGAAATGGGGCCAGGAATGGGGAGTTATATGTTGGGAGTAACTCAAATGATTCCGAATGCTTCTAAGCTAAATGCCAATGAAAATTTAATGAAAGCAATGTCATCAGTCGAAAGTGAAAATAAAAACTTCACGCTCAATCAATTAAATGCATTGGCCAAAACCTATTATTATGAATGGATTATCATTAAGAAAAAAATAAAAATTGCCCAAGACAATCTTTTGCTTTTAGATTATATGATTAAGAGTATGGAAATACGCTATCAATATAATATGGACAAATTGCCGTCCTATTACAAAGCAAAATCACAATATGCCACTTTGCAAAGTATGATTGTGATGTTGGAAAATGATGTATCACAGCGAAAATATATGCTCAACACATTAATGGCTCGTAATAAAAACGAGGATTTAGAAATTGATTTCAATTACGAGATTAAAGATTTCAATCTCTTCGAAACCGATTTGTCTCCCTACATCAACAACCGTAGTGATATCAAAGCCATTGATAAAACCAAAGAAATCAACAACCTAAAAATAGAGGTTGAAAAAGTGGCAACCAGACCTGAATTTGGTGTAAAATACGACCATATGTTCGCTTTTGGCAATCAGCCACAACAATTTTCATTGATGGGAATGGTCACTATTCCAATGCCTTATTCAACCAAAATGAATAAAGCCAATATGGAAAGCTATCGAATAAAAAACGAAAGTTTGGATTGGCAAAAACAGATGATTGCGAACGAAGCAAGCGGTATGATAAAAGGAATGAATGCTGAGTTTTTGAATCTGAAAAAGCAATACCAAATTACGCAGGACAATATTATTCCAGCTTTGAAACGAAATTATGATACCGCCATTTTAGCTTGGCAAAATAACACCGGAGATTTATTCGTAGCCTTGGATGCGTGGGAAGCGATGAATATGACTCAAATCGATGCTTTCGACAAATTAAAATCGATTTTAGCGACACAAGTAGAAATAGAAAAACAACTTGAAACCGAAAAATTATGAACAGATATTTAAAATTTGCAATACTATTTTTGGTCGTAGTTTTTATTGGAATTACAATCTATTTTTTTGCAACAAAATCAGGAAAACATTCTGAAATGGAACATCAAAATGAGGTTTACACTTGCTCGATGCACCCTGAAGTTATCAAAGACAAACCGGGCAGTTGTCCTATTTGCGGAATGACTTTAGTAAAAAAAGTAACCGAAGACCATTCTGAAAAAAATGACTCTATCAACGATCTTTTGAAACCTACTGATAGTTTTGTTGTGGGAAATTATCAAACCACAACGGTAAAAGACACAGTTATAAATAGCGAAATCAGTTTACCCGGAATAGTGAGTTACGATCCGAATTCATCTGTAAATATTTCAGCGAGAATAAGTGGTAGAATTGAAAAAATGTACGTCAACTATAAGTACCAAAAAGTGACCAAAGGACAAAAAATATTTGAAATATACAGCCCTGAATTATTGACCGAACAGCAAAATTTTATCTATTTGATTTCCAATGACAGTCAAAACACATCGATTATTAATTCCGCCAAGCAAAAATTATTACTTTATGGAATGTCCAATAATCAAGTTAACACATTGGCTTCCGCTAAAAAGGTGAATCCTGTAATCGTTATTTACAGTCCCGCTAACGGAATCATCACGGGAACCGAAAAGATGACTAGTTCTAGTGTTTCTCCTATGTCCAATACAAGTAGCAACACAGAAACTTTGGATGTCAAACAGGGGAACTATATTACAAAAGGGGAAGTTGTTTTCAAGTTAGCGAATACAGATAAAGTTTGGGGTATTTTCAATGTTTTGCAAGGTTACAATAGCCTTATTAAAATCAATCAGTCTATTGATATTTCTTCTGAATTGGATGAAAAGAATAATATTTACGCAAAAATAAATTTTATTGAAACACAATTGAATTCGACTGATAAAACCAATAGGATTCGGGTGTATTTGAATAATTCAACTCTAAAATTGCCCATTGGAACAAGATTACAAGGTATAGTGCAATTAAATTCTACAAAGGGATTATGGTTGCAAAAACAAACTTTGGTCAGTCTAGGTAACAAAAAAGTCGTTTTTCAAAAATTGGACAATGGTTTCAAAGCAACAGCAATACAAACGGGTATTGAAATTGATGATTTTGTTCAAATTATAGGAGGCGTTTCTGTGGGAGATACAATTGCCAAAAACGCACAATATCTAATTGACAGCGAAAGCTTCATTAAAACCGAATAAAGATGAAGACATTAAAAATAATCACTTTACTATCAATACTACTTATGGTAATGATAGCTTGCAATTCGAAAAACAAGGAAGATCATAGTGGACATAAAATGACTGATGAAACAACTTTCTACACTTGCTCGATGGATCCTCAGATAAAAGAAGACAAACCAGGCAAATGTCCCATTTGTCATATGCATTTAACTCCCGTAAAACTCGATAAAACTAACTCAAATGAAATAAGTTTAAGCAAACAGCAAATCCGATTGGGTAATATTAGTCTTCAGTCTATTACAACATCCCAAAGTAGTGTAAACCAAAATTACACGGGTACTTTAGCTATAAATCAGGATAAAATCAATTCCGTTTCATCAAGAGCGATGGGGCGAATTGAAAAATTATTTTTCAAAACAGTTGGAGATTATGTTGCCAAAAACCAAGCGGTATATCAATTATACAGTGAAGATATCGCCATAGCCAAACAGGATTATTTCACGGCATTCAAGCAACTGTCAATGCCAGGAGATTTTGGGAAAAACGCAAAAAACATGCTAGCCAGCGCGAAGCAAAAACTTCTTTTTTATGGTCTTACCAATGCCCAAATTGAAAACATTAAAACCAATAAAGATGTTTCACCAAATACCATATTTTACAGTTCTCATAGCGGAACAATTTCTGAAATTGTAGCTACAGAAGGAAGTTATGTAATGGAAGGTTCGGGAATAATAAAAATCGCTGATTTAAACAGCCTTTGGTTAGAAACACAAGTAAACGTAAATTATGCCAAAAACCTTAAAATAGGTCAAAAAGCCAATGTTACTTTTAGTGATTTCCCAGATAAAACAATAAATACCCAAGTTGCCTTTATCAATCCTGAAATAAATCCAGATACCCGATTGCTGTTAATTCGAATGGAAATTCCAAATCAGGGTTTACAGTTAAAACCAGGAATGCAGGCGGTTGTAAAATTGACACAATCAAATGCTAAAGGACTTTTTATCCCGATTGATGCAGTTATTCGAGAAGAAAACGCTTCCTATATTTGGGTTGAAAAAAGACCGGGAATATTTGAAAATGTTATGGTAGAAACAGGAACAGAAACCAATGGAATGATTGAAATCAAATCCGATTTGGATCCCTCAAAAAAAGTAGTGATTACAGGTGCTTATGCCATAAATAGTGAATACAAATTCCGGAAAGGAAGTGACCCAATGGAGGGAATGAAAATGTAAAAAATACTCATTGGGCATCGAAAATAATCAAGCTCTTTAAAAAAGAGTAAATGGTCTGGGAGAATTACATAAATCAAAAAAATAATAGTATAACAATTTACAAAACAGTAAACTATATATTTATATAACAGAAAGTAATCTGTAAATTAAAATCCGATAAAATGAAAAAAATAATCTTTTCAGCCATAGTAATGGCATTTGTATTGGTTTCCTGTAACCAAAAAGACAAAGAAGCTTCAACGGATCATTCTAATGTGATGAGCAATGATAGTACAATGATGAATAATGACAGTATAATTATAAACGACAAAAACAGTACAATGAAAAATCATGAAAAAATGTATGCATGCCCAATGCACCCGGAAGTGCAAGGAAAACTGAATGACAAATGTTCAAAATGTGGAATGAAATTAACAGAACTTGTTCCTGAGAAAAAAGAAGAAAACAAATAACACCTAATTTGGGGAAGAAACTATAATTAACCTTGTTATGAACTTAGCAGGGTTAGTTTATATTAATTAAACCTGTTTACTATGAAAATTTATATCAAAAATATGGTATGCGGCCGTTGTAAAATGGTAGTAAAGTCTGTATTTGAAAGTATGGGAATTAATCCTTTTTCAGTTGAGTTAGGGGAAGTTGAATTGAAAAGTGACATTAACGAAAATCAAAAAAGCGAATTGTTAAAAAAACTTCGTGCAATTGGCTTTGATTTAATTGACAATAAGAAAAGTAAAACAATCGATAAGATTAAAACATTGATTATTGATTTGGTTCAAAATAAAAACAATGATTTGAAAAGTAACTTATCCAGTTATATTTCACAAGAACTCCATCAAGACTATAACACCTTGAGTAATCTGTTTTCGGAAGTTGAAAATACTACTATTGAGAAGTATTTCATCAATCAGAAAATTGAGAAAGTAAAAGAATTGATTATTTATGATGAATTATCTTTAAGCCAAATTGCCTACTCTTTAAATTATAGTACTGTTTCGCATTTGAGTAATCAATTCAAAAAAGTAACTGGTTTTTCGCCAACTTACTTCAAGAACATAAAAACCATTAAAAGAAAGCAAATAGAAGATTTGTAAATCTTGCATATCATACCCAAAATTGTGCAAATGCAAAAAACAATTATGATAGAAATTTGTATTAAAATAATATAGAAGATGATACATACTTACAGCATTACCGGTATGACTTGCGATGGTTGTCGCTCTAAAGTCGAAAAAGCATTGAATACTATTGAAGGAGTTGAGGCAAAAGTTGCATTAAATCCACCCATCGCAACTATAACTATGGAAAAACATATTCCAACAACACAGTTACAAGAAGCATTGACAGCAGTTGGGAAATACACCATAGAAATGAATAATGGCAAGATCCTAGTACAGGCACCAGCTAATGAAACTACAGCAAAATCCTGCTGCTCTACGCATTCTCATGAGCATAAAAAAGAAACTGTTATACCAAGCAATGCTCAGGGAAAATACTACTGTCCAATGCATTGTGAAGGCGAAAAACTATATGACAAAGCAGGCGACTGTCCTGTATGTGGAATGGATTTAGTAAAAGCACCCGATTTAACAGTTAATAAAGCCTTATATACTTGTCCGATGCATCCTGAAGTAATTAGTGAAATACCAGGTTCGTGTCCTATTTGCGGAATGGATTTGGTACCGATGGAACCTAGTGATAGTGAAGACCAAAAAACTTATAAAAATTTAGTCAAGAAAATGAAAGTGGCAGTAATTTTTACCGTTCCTGTTTTTGCTATCGCAATGATAGAAATGATGCCAAACAACCCATTACTTAAAATAATGGATGCTACAAAATGGAATTGGGTACAATTTATTCTGACACTTCCTGTTGTTTTTTATGCGTGTTGGATGTTCTTTGTTCGTGCCTTCAAATCTATTATTACTTGGAATTTGAATATGTTTACCCTTATCGGTATAGGAACTGGAGTTGCTTTTTTATTTAGTTTGGTCGGCATGTTTTTCCCAGACATTTTTCCTAGTGAATTTAAAACAGAACATGGGGCAGTATTACTGTACTTCGAGGCTACAACAGTTATTCTGACTTTAGTTTTATTGGGGCAACTACTCGAAGCCAGAGCACACAGCCAAACCAGCGGAGCTATTAAAGCATTACTTAAATTGGCACCAACTGAGGCTACTTTAGTAGCAGATGGAGGTGACAAAGTAATTTCTATTAATGATATCAAAAAAGGTGATTTACTGAGAGTAAAACCCGGAGATAAAATTCCAGTTGACGGAAAAATTACCGATGGCGAAAGTAGTATTGATGAAGCGATGATTACAGGAGAACCAATACCCGTTGACAAAAAGAAAGACGATAATGTTATTGCCGGAACCATAAACGGTAACAAGTCCTTTGTAATGATTGCCGAAAAAGTAGGTTCAGAAACTTTGCTTTCCCAAATAGTGCAGATGGTAAATGATGCTAGTCGTTCAAGAGCACCAATTCAAAAATTAGCCGACAGTATCGCTAAATATTTTGTACCCGTAGTGGTGATTATCTCCGCAATAACATTTTTCGTTTGGGCAAAATTTGGCCCAGAACCAGCATTGGTTTATGGATTCATTAATGCAATTGCGGTATTAATTATTGCTTGTCCTTGTGCATTAGGATTAGCTACGCCAATGTCGGTAATGGTTGGCGTTGGTAAAGGTGCGCAATCTGGTGTACTTATAAAAAATGCTGAAGCTTTAGAAAACATGAATAAAGTTAATGTGTTAATTACTGACAAAACAGGAACAATAACCGAGGGAAAACCTTCTGTTGAGAAGATATTTTCTTCAAATAATGAAGAAAATAATTTGCTTAAAAACATAGCTTCATTAAACCAATACAGCGAACATCCATTAGCACAAGCTGTAGTCAATTATGCTAAATCAAAAACAGTTTCATTAATCGAGGTAAAAGATTTTGAAGCCATTGCAGGCAAAGGAGTTATTGGAACTGTTGACGCTAAAAAAGTAGCATTAGGAAATAAAAAACTAATGGAACAAGTCAAAGCAATCGTTTCAGATGATTTAGAAAATAAAATTATTGCTGAACAAAAATTAGGTAAAACGGTTTCATACATAGCTGTTGATGGTATTGCTGTTGGTTTTGTATCAATTTTCGATGCCATTAAAGAATCAAGTGCAGCAGCCATTAAAGAGTTAATGCGTCAGGGTGTTGAAGTAGTAATGCTTACTGGAGACAATGAAAACACAGCTAAAGCGGTTGCTGATGAATTGGGGTTGACGTCATATAAAGCAGGATGCTTACCCGAAGACAAACTCAAAGAAATTAAAAAATTGCAAGCAGAAGGCAAAATTGTGGCGATGGCAGGCGATGGTATAAATGATGCTCCAGCATTGGCACAAGCAAATATTGGAATTGCAATGGGAACAGGAACAGACGTAGCTATAGAAAGTGCTAAAATAACTCTAGTAAAAGGTGATTTGCTAGGTATCGTAAAAGCCAAGAATTTGAGCCACGCTGTAATGCGAAACATCAAACAAAACTTATTTTTTGCTTTCTTCTATAATGTTTTAGGAGTTCCAATTGCAGCGGGAGTTTTGTATCCATTTTTTGGAGTTTTATTATCGCCAATGATTGCAGCTTTAGCAATGAGTTTTAGCTCGGTTTCTGTAATTGTAAATGCTTTGCGATTAAGAAGTTTGAAATTATAAAAAGCATTAGAAATAATTTATAGCTGTATAAAAAATGAACAACCTTACTCAAATAATCCAACAATACAAAGTTGATACCGAAAGTGTTTACAACACTTGGTTTGTAGATAACGACCAACGATTAAAAGCATTTAGGACTATTCGGCGAGGTGTTTTACAAGTTATTGAGGATATTAAAAACAAATCGTTTCCAAACGATTTTAAAGGCAGTAGTTTAGAATTTGTATTAAGTTGTATAGCAGAACAAAAACAAGTCTTTGTTGGCGTAGCACATCCTTTTTATTGGAAACCAAAATTAAGAATTCCAGATATTTACGAAAACCAAAACAATAAAATTGCTTTTGGTCAATTTCTCGAAAACTGCATTAATGCCAAAACGGAAGAACAAGTAGTAAAAGAAATTGTAAAATTAGACGAACTCAAAGTAAAAGGGCTTGGACCAGCAGTCGCTAGTATTTTATATTTCTTGCATCCGACTTGGTTTCCACCATTCAATACAGCAATTCTTAACGGATTTAATTTTCTTTTCAAGGACAAAAAGAAACTAGGAAGTTGGACAGAATATTTAAAAATAAGAGAAACTTTAATCGAAACTAACAGTAAACATAAATCTGAATTATCAAATGATTTAGGAGCCATTGCGGGATTATGTTTTGAAATTGGAACACAAAAAATGCTTATTGGGAACGATGAATATTTAAGCGAAGAAGAACGCAATAAATTTGAAAAGAACATCTTAAAACGCCAAAAAGAAATCCAGGAAGAAAAGTTAGCAGAAAATCTTCATAACGAAATGCAATATCATTTATTAAAAATTGGAGTTTCATTGGGTTTTGATGTAACACCAGCGAGTAATGATAAGAGCAAATCGTTTGGTGGACAAAGTTTTTCATTTATATCAATAAATAAATTTCCAGAACTTCACACAGATAAAGACACACAAAATACCATAAAACTAATCGATGTTTTATGGTTTCAAAAAGGAAGTAACAAAATTATTGGAGCATTTGAAGTCGAAAAAAGCACCAGTATTTATTCTGGTATTTTACGCTTATCTGATTTGTATTTTAGTATTTCCAATGGAGAAGAAGTCTTTTATATTATTATTCCAGACAGTCGGGAGAAAGATGTGATCCAACAATTAAATCGGCCAGTTATAAAAAATTCAAAAATGAACATCAAATACATACTTTTTTCAGAATTAAGGGCGAATTGTGATGCGATTTGCAAGTTTGGAACTGACCATTCTATTATGGAAAAAATCGCAAAATCAATTTAAAAAATAACTATGACAAATAAAACACATTGGGAAAACGTGTACGATACGAAACTGCCTAACGAAGTAAGTTGGACTCAAGAAAAACCTGAAACTTCTTTACAATTAATTGCAAATTGTAAATTACCCAAAACAGCCAAAATTATAGATATTGGAGGAGGAGACAGTAACTTGGTAGATTATCTTTTAGAACAAGGTTTTGAGAATATTACAGTTTTGGATATTTCTGAAAAAGCTATTGAAAAAGCCAAATTCCGATTAGGTAAATTATCCGAAAAAGTGAAATGGATTGTTTCCGATATTACAGAATTTCAACCCAAAGAAACGTATGATATTTGGCATGACAGAGCAACCTTTCATTTTCTCACTGAAAAGGAACAAATTGAAAAGTATAAAACACTTGTTCAAAACTATGCAAGTAATTATTTAATAATGGCTACTTTCTCTAATAATGGACCATTAAAATGCAGTGGATTAGAAATTGAACAATATACCATTCGAGATTTAGTTGGTTTATTTTCGGATAAATTTAAAATTATTGACAGCTTTTATCAAGACCATCAAACACCATTCAATACAGTGCAAAATTTTGTGTTTTGTATTTTTAAAAGAATTTAAAAAATCAAATAATGAAATTAAAATTATCAATTATACTATTATTTCTTGTTTTGAGTGCATCAGCCCAAAAAATCGTTCGCTACGATTTATATGTTCGAGATACAATTGTAAACTTTACAGGCAAATCAAAAAGAGCCATTGCCGTAAACGGACAAATACCAATGCCTACTTTAACATTTACTGAAGGCGACATTGCAGAAATTTATGTGCATAATGAGTTAAATGAAGATACTTCTTTACATTGGCACGGCTTATTTTTACCCAACAAAGAAGATGGTGTACCGAATTTGACACAAATGCCAATAAAACCTCATACTACACATTTGTATAAATTTCCAATAATACAACACGGCACACATTGGTATCACAGTCACACAGGATTACAAGAACAAATCGGAATGTATGGAAATTTTGTAATGCTCAAAAAAACGACTGACCCAACTTTTAGAAATGGAATTGATGATTTACCAACCGTTCCAATTGTTTTGAGCGAATGGACGGATATTAAACCGGAAAACGTACACCGGATGTTGCATAACGCAAACGATTATCCAGCAATAAAAAAAGGAACAACCCAAAGTTACACAGAAGCTATAAAGCAAGGGTATTTTGGTGTAAAAGTAAAAAACGAGTGGAAGCGGATGAATGCAATGGATGTAAGCGATGTATTTTATGATAAAATCCTCATGAATGGTAAGCAAAGTACGGACGTTAAAAGTATTGATGGCAAACCTTTAAAAGGAGGTGATAAAGTTCGTTTGAGAATTTCCAACGGTGGGGCATCTTCCTATTTTTGGCTTACCTATGCAGGAGGTAAAATTACCGTTGTTGCAAACGATGGTAACGATGTCGAACCAGTAGAAGTCGATAGATTAATTGTTGGAGTTTCTGAAACTTACGATGTAGTTGTGACTATTCCTGCGGATAAAACGGCTTACGAATTTTTGGCTACTACCGAAGATAGATTATATTCAGCCTCTTATTTTATTGGCGATGGTATCAAACAACTTATTGAGCCTCTTCCTAAACTTAAATATTTTGAAGGGATGAAAATGATGAACGGAATGATGAAAATGAACGGAGACCTTGACGATATGGGAATGCAAATGAGTCTCAATCAAATGGATATGAACGTGGTGATGTACCCGGAAATTACAGGTGAACAAAAAAAGAAAGCCGAAAAAAAAATGGTGGATATGAAAATGACC
The Flavobacterium sp. 5 DNA segment above includes these coding regions:
- a CDS encoding heavy metal translocating P-type ATPase; translation: MIHTYSITGMTCDGCRSKVEKALNTIEGVEAKVALNPPIATITMEKHIPTTQLQEALTAVGKYTIEMNNGKILVQAPANETTAKSCCSTHSHEHKKETVIPSNAQGKYYCPMHCEGEKLYDKAGDCPVCGMDLVKAPDLTVNKALYTCPMHPEVISEIPGSCPICGMDLVPMEPSDSEDQKTYKNLVKKMKVAVIFTVPVFAIAMIEMMPNNPLLKIMDATKWNWVQFILTLPVVFYACWMFFVRAFKSIITWNLNMFTLIGIGTGVAFLFSLVGMFFPDIFPSEFKTEHGAVLLYFEATTVILTLVLLGQLLEARAHSQTSGAIKALLKLAPTEATLVADGGDKVISINDIKKGDLLRVKPGDKIPVDGKITDGESSIDEAMITGEPIPVDKKKDDNVIAGTINGNKSFVMIAEKVGSETLLSQIVQMVNDASRSRAPIQKLADSIAKYFVPVVVIISAITFFVWAKFGPEPALVYGFINAIAVLIIACPCALGLATPMSVMVGVGKGAQSGVLIKNAEALENMNKVNVLITDKTGTITEGKPSVEKIFSSNNEENNLLKNIASLNQYSEHPLAQAVVNYAKSKTVSLIEVKDFEAIAGKGVIGTVDAKKVALGNKKLMEQVKAIVSDDLENKIIAEQKLGKTVSYIAVDGIAVGFVSIFDAIKESSAAAIKELMRQGVEVVMLTGDNENTAKAVADELGLTSYKAGCLPEDKLKEIKKLQAEGKIVAMAGDGINDAPALAQANIGIAMGTGTDVAIESAKITLVKGDLLGIVKAKNLSHAVMRNIKQNLFFAFFYNVLGVPIAAGVLYPFFGVLLSPMIAALAMSFSSVSVIVNALRLRSLKL
- a CDS encoding class I SAM-dependent methyltransferase, which codes for MTNKTHWENVYDTKLPNEVSWTQEKPETSLQLIANCKLPKTAKIIDIGGGDSNLVDYLLEQGFENITVLDISEKAIEKAKFRLGKLSEKVKWIVSDITEFQPKETYDIWHDRATFHFLTEKEQIEKYKTLVQNYASNYLIMATFSNNGPLKCSGLEIEQYTIRDLVGLFSDKFKIIDSFYQDHQTPFNTVQNFVFCIFKRI
- a CDS encoding multicopper oxidase domain-containing protein, encoding MKLKLSIILLFLVLSASAQKIVRYDLYVRDTIVNFTGKSKRAIAVNGQIPMPTLTFTEGDIAEIYVHNELNEDTSLHWHGLFLPNKEDGVPNLTQMPIKPHTTHLYKFPIIQHGTHWYHSHTGLQEQIGMYGNFVMLKKTTDPTFRNGIDDLPTVPIVLSEWTDIKPENVHRMLHNANDYPAIKKGTTQSYTEAIKQGYFGVKVKNEWKRMNAMDVSDVFYDKILMNGKQSTDVKSIDGKPLKGGDKVRLRISNGGASSYFWLTYAGGKITVVANDGNDVEPVEVDRLIVGVSETYDVVVTIPADKTAYEFLATTEDRLYSASYFIGDGIKQLIEPLPKLKYFEGMKMMNGMMKMNGDLDDMGMQMSLNQMDMNVVMYPEITGEQKKKAEKKMVDMKMTEADYNSNALSDITTLNYAMLKSPTKTTLPKDAPVKELKFELTGNMNRYVWSLDNKVVSEADKILIKEGENVRITIYNNSMMRHPMHLHGHDFRLLNGQGDYAPLKNIVDIMPMETDTLEFNANVKGDWFFHCHILYHMMSGMGRVFSYENQAPNPEIPNPKLAQRKLFADDRKFHFMAENDFATNGNDGEAMYQSTRWSIGTEWRLGYNDMHGYETETHIGRYIGKMQWLMPFVGFDWRYRVMPDGEVEKNMFGQTNTKDNRHFLSVGVNYTLPLLIVAQAEIFTGGYFRIQFERKDIPISKRLRMNLMWNTDYEYMAGLRYILGKNMGLTTHYDSDMGWGIGVSLNY